From the Ferrigenium kumadai genome, one window contains:
- a CDS encoding S49 family peptidase: MSDQNNNNWERGVLEKLAMSAVQEQRRARHWGIFFKALTFGYLFLVLFIIMGWFGEKEPALSTGKHTALIDMQGVIAPDSAASADFLIPSLQDAFEDKGTQGVILRINSPGGSPVQAGQINDEIRRLRAKYPQIPLHVVVEDICASGGYYVAVAADKIFVDKASLIGSIGVLMDGFGFTGTMEKMGVERRLLTAGENKGFLDPFSPADPKQQAYAKQMLAEIHQQFIDVVKQGRGKRLKETPDTFSGLVWNGQRGVEMGLADGYGSVESVARDVIKAEKIVNFTMKESFGERLAKRFGAGVASALGYSAQGGVSLR, from the coding sequence ATGTCGGATCAGAACAACAACAATTGGGAACGCGGTGTGCTGGAGAAACTGGCGATGTCCGCCGTTCAGGAACAGCGCCGTGCTCGCCATTGGGGCATCTTCTTCAAGGCGCTGACCTTCGGCTACCTGTTCCTGGTGCTGTTCATCATCATGGGCTGGTTCGGCGAGAAGGAGCCCGCATTGAGTACCGGCAAGCACACCGCGCTGATCGACATGCAGGGCGTGATCGCACCGGATTCCGCGGCGAGCGCCGATTTCCTGATCCCGAGCCTGCAGGATGCCTTCGAGGATAAGGGCACTCAGGGTGTGATCCTGCGCATCAACAGCCCCGGCGGCAGCCCGGTTCAGGCGGGGCAGATCAACGACGAGATCCGCCGCCTGCGCGCGAAGTACCCGCAGATCCCGCTGCATGTGGTGGTCGAGGACATTTGCGCTTCCGGCGGTTACTACGTGGCAGTCGCGGCCGACAAGATCTTTGTGGACAAGGCCAGTCTGATCGGCTCCATCGGGGTGCTGATGGACGGTTTCGGCTTCACCGGTACGATGGAGAAGATGGGCGTGGAGCGCCGCCTGCTCACCGCGGGCGAGAACAAAGGTTTCCTCGATCCTTTCTCGCCTGCCGATCCGAAACAGCAGGCATACGCCAAGCAGATGCTCGCAGAGATCCACCAGCAGTTCATCGACGTGGTTAAGCAGGGGCGCGGCAAGCGCCTGAAGGAAACGCCTGACACTTTCAGCGGCCTGGTGTGGAACGGCCAGCGCGGCGTGGAGATGGGGCTGGCGGACGGTTACGGCAGCGTGGAGTCGGTGGCGCGCGACGTGATCAAGGCCGAGAAGATCGTGAACTTCACCATGAAGGAAAGCTTCGGCGAACGTCTGGCGAAGCGTTTCGGCGCGGGTGTGGCGAGCGCGTTGGGCTATTCGGCACAGGGCGGCGTATCGCTACGCTAA
- a CDS encoding thioredoxin domain-containing protein: protein MANELAKETSPYLQQHANNPVDWHAWNPESLRLAREQDKPILLSVGYSACHWCHVMAHESFEDEDTAALMNQHFINIKVDREERPDLDQVYQNAHYLLTQRSGGWPLNMFLSPDGTPFFGGTYFPKQARYNLPSFTDVLQRVAQVYAENRADLAAQGRQLAAALADIQPPRGKETPLNREPIEQALSRLGDQFDKVNGGFGDAPKFLHPAELDLLLRNGHKTGDEFVLHMVRYSLQHMAHGGLYDQLGGGFCRYSVDAEWNIPHFEKMLYDNGLMLSLYSAAWQEFGEPLFARVVEQTANWVLREMQSPEGGYYSSLDADSEHEEGKFYLWQIVEVRQLLTEQEYEVAKTYYGIEWPPNFEERAWNPRVRATPDFVARHLQVTHEQTEALIASVRGKLFAAREKRVHPGRDEKILGGWNGLMIAGMARAARAFGREDWLRSAQRAMDFVRTALWRDGKLLATCKDGKAHLNAYLDDHAFLLNAALELMQTEFRKADLDFAVQLADALLERFEDKQNGGFFFTSHDHEALIQRNKTAQDDATPSGNGIAAQALLRLALLTGDERYRAAAERCLKLFFPALQQAASYHCSLCTALAELLQPSGLLVLRGKEASKWQAALQRRHLPDVITVVLSDRIEGLPETLDKPSGEQTTAWLCRGTQCLPPVTDIDELLRMLQVG, encoded by the coding sequence ATGGCTAATGAATTGGCAAAGGAAACAAGTCCCTACCTCCAGCAGCATGCCAATAACCCCGTGGACTGGCATGCATGGAACCCCGAGTCGCTGCGGCTCGCGCGCGAGCAGGACAAGCCCATCCTGCTGTCCGTCGGCTATTCGGCCTGCCACTGGTGCCACGTCATGGCGCACGAGTCGTTCGAGGACGAGGATACCGCGGCGCTGATGAACCAACACTTCATCAACATCAAGGTGGATCGCGAGGAGCGTCCCGATCTCGACCAGGTCTACCAGAACGCACACTACCTGCTGACGCAGCGCAGCGGCGGCTGGCCGCTGAACATGTTCCTCAGCCCGGATGGCACGCCGTTCTTCGGCGGAACCTATTTTCCGAAACAGGCGCGTTACAACCTTCCCTCCTTCACCGACGTGCTGCAACGCGTTGCTCAGGTATATGCAGAGAACCGCGCCGATCTAGCCGCTCAGGGCAGGCAACTGGCGGCCGCACTCGCCGATATCCAGCCGCCCCGCGGCAAGGAGACACCGCTGAACCGCGAACCGATCGAGCAGGCGCTGAGCCGGCTCGGCGACCAGTTCGACAAGGTCAACGGCGGTTTCGGCGATGCACCCAAGTTCCTGCACCCGGCGGAACTCGACCTGCTGCTGCGCAACGGCCACAAGACCGGCGACGAGTTCGTGCTGCACATGGTGCGCTACAGTCTGCAGCACATGGCGCACGGCGGGCTATACGACCAGCTCGGCGGCGGCTTCTGCCGCTACAGCGTCGATGCCGAGTGGAACATCCCGCACTTCGAAAAGATGCTCTACGACAACGGCCTGATGCTGTCCCTGTACAGCGCCGCTTGGCAAGAGTTCGGTGAGCCGCTGTTCGCGCGTGTGGTGGAACAGACCGCGAACTGGGTGCTGCGCGAGATGCAATCCCCCGAGGGCGGCTACTACTCCTCACTGGACGCGGACTCGGAGCATGAGGAAGGCAAGTTCTACCTGTGGCAGATAGTCGAGGTGCGCCAGCTGCTGACCGAGCAGGAATATGAAGTCGCCAAGACCTATTACGGCATCGAATGGCCGCCCAATTTCGAGGAGCGCGCCTGGAACCCGCGCGTCCGTGCAACGCCTGACTTCGTCGCCCGGCACCTGCAGGTTACGCACGAGCAAACCGAGGCGCTGATCGCCAGCGTAAGGGGAAAACTTTTCGCCGCACGCGAGAAGCGCGTGCACCCCGGCCGCGACGAGAAGATCCTCGGCGGATGGAACGGCCTGATGATCGCGGGCATGGCGCGCGCCGCGCGCGCGTTCGGACGCGAAGACTGGCTGCGTTCCGCGCAGCGCGCAATGGATTTCGTGCGCACCGCCCTGTGGCGCGACGGCAAGCTGCTCGCGACCTGCAAGGACGGCAAGGCGCACCTCAACGCCTATCTGGACGACCATGCTTTCCTGCTGAATGCCGCGCTGGAACTGATGCAAACCGAATTCAGGAAGGCCGACCTGGACTTCGCCGTGCAACTCGCGGACGCGCTGCTGGAGCGTTTCGAGGACAAACAAAATGGCGGCTTTTTCTTCACCAGCCACGACCATGAAGCGCTGATCCAGCGCAACAAGACCGCGCAAGACGATGCCACGCCATCGGGCAACGGCATCGCGGCGCAGGCCCTGCTGCGCCTGGCTTTACTGACCGGAGACGAGAGATATCGTGCGGCGGCGGAACGCTGCCTGAAGTTGTTCTTCCCCGCCCTGCAACAGGCCGCAAGCTACCACTGCAGCCTGTGCACCGCACTTGCGGAACTGCTGCAGCCATCCGGCCTGCTGGTGCTGCGCGGCAAAGAGGCCTCCAAGTGGCAGGCCGCATTGCAGCGGCGCCACCTGCCGGACGTGATTACCGTAGTGCTGAGTGACAGGATAGAAGGTTTGCCGGAAACACTCGACAAACCATCAGGTGAGCAAACCACCGCATGGCTGTGCCGCGGCACGCAATGCCTGCCGCCGGTCACCGATATCGACGAGTTATTGAGGATGCTGCAGGTCGGGTAA
- a CDS encoding arylesterase gives MRILSLKFILLIAALWLPFDAHAAKNILVFGDSLSAGYGLAAEESWPSLLQKELKRKGSAYRVVNASISGETTLGGRQRIDKALQQHRPAVVILELGANDGLRGFGTADIEANLDELIKDIKQARARVLLMGMRLPPNYGEPYVTQFQNIYPRLAEKRRVRLMPFLLEGIPPEQFQADNLHPTAEAQPLLMKNVLEELKPLLR, from the coding sequence ATGAGAATTCTGTCCCTGAAATTTATCCTGCTGATCGCCGCACTGTGGCTTCCGTTCGACGCCCACGCCGCGAAGAACATCCTCGTATTCGGCGACAGTCTATCAGCCGGCTACGGCCTCGCCGCGGAAGAAAGCTGGCCCAGTCTGCTGCAAAAGGAGCTGAAACGCAAAGGCTCGGCCTACCGTGTAGTGAACGCGAGCATCAGCGGTGAGACCACGCTGGGCGGCCGCCAGCGCATCGACAAGGCACTGCAGCAACATCGCCCGGCAGTGGTGATCCTGGAACTGGGCGCGAACGACGGGCTGCGCGGCTTCGGTACGGCGGATATCGAGGCCAATCTGGATGAACTCATCAAGGACATCAAGCAAGCCCGCGCCAGGGTGCTGCTGATGGGAATGCGCCTGCCGCCGAATTACGGCGAGCCTTACGTCACTCAATTCCAGAACATCTATCCACGATTGGCGGAGAAGCGCCGCGTGCGGCTGATGCCGTTCCTGCTCGAAGGCATCCCTCCCGAACAGTTCCAGGCAGACAACCTGCACCCCACCGCCGAGGCGCAACCTCTGCTGATGAAAAATGTCTTAGAGGAACTGAAACCGCTGTTGCGTTAG
- a CDS encoding ABC transporter ATP-binding protein, which translates to MVSIVQAIGLTKQVPSGDQMLTILREVSFAVNAGESLAILGASGSGKSTLLGLLAGLDVPSSGSVYLDGADLFALDEDGRARLRGAAAGFVFQSFQLLPALNALENVMLPLELQGASDARERAADSLRKVGLGERMHHLPKHLSGGEQQRVALARAFVTRPKILFADEPTGNLDAATGSQVIELMLDLNRAQGTTLILVTHDEALARRCGRQLRLEAGRVV; encoded by the coding sequence ATGGTTTCGATAGTGCAAGCGATTGGTCTGACAAAGCAGGTGCCGAGCGGCGACCAGATGCTGACCATCCTGCGCGAAGTAAGCTTCGCGGTCAATGCGGGAGAGAGCTTAGCCATCCTCGGCGCCTCCGGTTCCGGCAAGTCCACCTTGCTTGGCCTGCTGGCCGGGCTGGACGTGCCCAGCAGCGGCAGCGTGTATCTCGACGGCGCGGACCTGTTCGCTCTGGATGAAGACGGGCGCGCAAGGCTGCGCGGTGCTGCGGCAGGTTTCGTGTTCCAGTCGTTCCAGCTGCTGCCCGCGCTGAACGCGCTGGAGAACGTGATGCTGCCGCTGGAACTGCAAGGCGCATCCGACGCGCGCGAACGCGCCGCCGACTCGTTGCGCAAGGTCGGCTTGGGAGAACGCATGCACCACCTGCCCAAACACCTCTCCGGCGGCGAACAGCAGCGCGTCGCGCTCGCCCGCGCCTTCGTCACCCGCCCCAAGATCCTGTTCGCCGACGAACCCACCGGCAACCTCGACGCCGCCACCGGCAGCCAGGTCATCGAACTCATGCTCGACCTCAATCGCGCGCAGGGCACGACGCTGATCCTGGTCACCCACGACGAGGCGCTGGCGAGGCGTTGCGGTCGACAGTTGCGGCTGGAGGCGGGGAGGGTGGTGTAG
- a CDS encoding ABC transporter permease — protein MNLLRLSLNLLRRDWRAGEWRVLLLALVLAVGSLATVGMFADRVRQALQQEATSLIGADLRITSTRPLPSAYRKSAEARGLRAVESRSFPSMVSFREQALLSEIQAVEDGYPLRGKITIEDGSEHVAQGIPVRGTVWADERLLRRLDLRMGDEVGIGAMRFRVSARIVKDIDQSIGFSSFAPRVLMNAQDLEATGLQQEGSRITYRLMVAGEAKQTAALRGELKAKLTGNERLEDVRDARPEIRSALERAEHFLGLAALTAAILAGAAMALAARRFVLRHLDGCAVMRCLGAQQGQVLRLFLYQFMLLGIVAVLLGCLLGYATQAVLISFVEAMRQAALPQPSLLPAVKAAASGFALLLGFAFLPLLQLRRVSPLRVLRRELGAPQPNTVLVYGLAVVVLAGLFLWHSGSAKLGLAMLGGLITGLVVFGGLAWLMLHGLARYFPYLGNHWRHAVNNLVRHGRSNALQVVALALGGMALLLLTLVRADLLQGWQDKLPPETPNRFVVNIQPYQQQAVLDFFARQKLPPPQLQPMVRGRLVAINDRPINGDSYPDPHARGLVEREFNLSYMERMPEWNGLVQGKWWLPGANGQLSVEEGIAQTLGIRLGDTLTYDVAGSRFSARVTSLRKVQWDSMRVNFFVIATPELLRDFPASYLTSFYLPPDRARAGDLLAREFPNVLVIDTGAIIGQVRHIMDQITQVMGAVFLFTLLSGFAVLYAALLATQDERTFEAAVLRTLGADGRYLRRLHLSEFAVLGGLSGLFAAAGAVLLGWVLARFVLDIPYQASPAIWLIGVTGGAVAVALAGWLGTRRLTSLPPLVILRE, from the coding sequence ATGAATCTCCTCCGCCTCTCCCTTAACCTTCTTCGCCGCGACTGGCGGGCCGGGGAGTGGCGCGTGCTGCTGTTGGCGCTGGTGCTGGCGGTGGGTAGCCTGGCGACGGTCGGCATGTTCGCCGACCGCGTGCGGCAGGCGTTGCAGCAGGAGGCGACCAGCCTGATCGGGGCGGACTTGCGCATTACCTCGACGCGACCGCTGCCGTCCGCCTATCGCAAGAGCGCCGAGGCGCGCGGCCTGCGCGCCGTCGAGAGCCGCAGTTTCCCGAGCATGGTTTCTTTCCGCGAGCAGGCGCTGCTCTCCGAGATACAGGCGGTGGAGGATGGCTATCCGTTGCGAGGGAAAATCACCATCGAGGACGGCAGCGAGCATGTCGCGCAGGGCATACCCGTGCGCGGCACGGTGTGGGCGGACGAGCGGCTGTTGCGGCGTCTCGATCTGCGCATGGGCGACGAGGTGGGCATAGGCGCGATGCGCTTCAGGGTTTCGGCGCGCATCGTGAAGGACATCGATCAGTCCATCGGCTTTTCCAGTTTCGCGCCGCGCGTGCTGATGAATGCGCAGGACCTTGAGGCGACGGGCCTTCAACAGGAAGGCAGCCGCATCACCTACCGCCTGATGGTTGCAGGAGAAGCGAAGCAGACGGCCGCGCTGCGCGGCGAACTGAAGGCGAAATTGACCGGCAACGAGAGGCTGGAGGACGTGCGCGATGCGCGGCCGGAGATACGCAGCGCGCTGGAGCGCGCCGAGCACTTCCTCGGGCTTGCAGCATTGACTGCTGCCATCCTCGCTGGCGCGGCGATGGCGCTGGCGGCGCGGCGCTTCGTGCTGCGCCATCTCGACGGCTGCGCGGTGATGCGCTGCCTCGGCGCGCAGCAGGGACAGGTGCTGCGCCTGTTCCTCTACCAGTTCATGCTGCTGGGTATCGTCGCGGTGCTGCTGGGCTGCCTGTTGGGCTATGCCACGCAGGCCGTACTGATCTCGTTCGTCGAGGCCATGCGCCAGGCGGCGCTGCCGCAGCCTTCCTTGCTGCCCGCGGTCAAGGCCGCCGCCAGTGGTTTCGCGCTGCTGCTGGGCTTCGCCTTCCTGCCACTGCTGCAGCTGCGCAGGGTGTCGCCGCTGCGCGTGCTGCGCCGCGAGCTGGGCGCGCCGCAGCCGAACACCGTGCTGGTCTATGGCCTGGCGGTGGTGGTGCTCGCGGGATTGTTCCTGTGGCATTCCGGCTCGGCCAAGCTGGGGTTGGCGATGCTGGGTGGCTTGATCACCGGGCTGGTGGTGTTCGGCGGGTTGGCCTGGCTGATGTTGCATGGGCTGGCGCGCTATTTCCCCTACCTCGGTAATCACTGGCGGCACGCGGTGAACAACTTGGTGCGGCACGGGCGCAGCAACGCGCTTCAGGTGGTCGCGCTGGCGCTGGGTGGCATGGCGTTGTTGCTGCTGACGCTGGTGCGCGCCGACCTGCTGCAGGGCTGGCAGGACAAGCTGCCGCCGGAGACGCCGAACCGCTTCGTCGTGAACATCCAGCCGTACCAGCAGCAGGCGGTGCTGGATTTCTTCGCGCGCCAGAAGTTGCCGCCGCCCCAATTGCAGCCGATGGTGCGCGGCAGGCTGGTCGCGATCAACGACCGTCCCATCAACGGCGATAGCTACCCGGACCCGCACGCGCGCGGCTTGGTGGAGCGCGAGTTCAACCTGTCCTACATGGAGCGCATGCCGGAGTGGAACGGGCTGGTGCAGGGGAAGTGGTGGCTACCGGGAGCAAATGGCCAGTTGTCGGTCGAAGAGGGCATCGCCCAGACGCTGGGCATCCGGCTCGGTGATACGCTGACCTACGACGTGGCGGGCAGTCGCTTCAGCGCGCGCGTGACCAGTCTGCGCAAGGTGCAGTGGGACTCGATGCGGGTGAATTTCTTCGTCATCGCCACGCCCGAGCTGCTCCGCGACTTTCCGGCGAGCTACCTCACCAGTTTCTATCTGCCGCCTGACAGGGCACGCGCGGGCGACCTGCTGGCGCGCGAATTCCCCAATGTGCTGGTGATCGATACCGGCGCGATCATCGGGCAGGTGCGCCACATCATGGACCAGATCACGCAGGTGATGGGCGCGGTGTTCCTGTTCACGCTGCTGTCCGGTTTTGCCGTGCTGTATGCCGCGCTGCTCGCGACGCAAGATGAGCGCACCTTCGAGGCGGCGGTGCTGCGCACATTGGGGGCGGACGGGCGCTACCTGCGGCGGCTGCATCTGTCCGAATTCGCCGTGCTGGGTGGCCTGAGCGGGCTGTTCGCGGCGGCGGGGGCCGTGCTGCTGGGCTGGGTGCTGGCGCGCTTCGTCCTGGATATCCCTTATCAGGCCAGTCCCGCCATCTGGCTGATCGGCGTGACGGGAGGCGCGGTCGCGGTGGCGCTGGCGGGCTGGCTGGGCACGCGGAGGCTGACTTCATTGCCGCCGCTGGTGATCCTGCGCGAATAG
- the rpsB gene encoding 30S ribosomal protein S2: MAVTMRQMLEAGVHFGHQTRFWNPKMAPYIFGHRNKIHIINLEKTVAKFAEAEAFVRKLAAKKGTVLFVATKRQARDIIQEEAVRADSPFVNYRWLGGMLTNHKTVQLSIKRLRELEELTAEGASEKVSKKEALMMKRELEKLNRSLGGIKDMQGLPAAIFVIDVGYQKGTIVEAQKLGIPVIGIVDTNNSPLGVDYVVPGNDDSTQAIRLYARGIADAILEGRAQALNELVEQVSEQAA; encoded by the coding sequence ATGGCTGTAACTATGCGTCAAATGCTGGAGGCTGGTGTTCATTTCGGTCACCAGACCCGTTTCTGGAATCCCAAGATGGCACCGTACATCTTCGGTCACCGCAACAAGATTCACATCATCAACCTGGAAAAGACCGTCGCGAAGTTCGCCGAAGCGGAAGCTTTCGTGCGCAAGCTGGCAGCTAAGAAGGGCACCGTCCTGTTCGTGGCGACCAAGCGCCAGGCTCGCGACATCATCCAGGAAGAAGCCGTGCGCGCGGATTCCCCGTTCGTTAACTACCGTTGGCTGGGCGGCATGCTGACCAACCACAAGACCGTGCAGCTGTCGATCAAGCGCTTGCGCGAGCTGGAAGAGCTGACCGCCGAAGGCGCATCCGAGAAGGTTTCCAAGAAGGAAGCGCTGATGATGAAGCGCGAGCTGGAAAAACTGAACCGCAGCCTGGGCGGCATCAAGGACATGCAAGGTCTGCCGGCCGCGATCTTCGTGATCGACGTCGGTTATCAGAAGGGCACCATCGTCGAAGCTCAGAAGCTGGGCATCCCCGTCATCGGCATCGTCGATACCAACAACTCCCCGCTGGGCGTGGACTATGTGGTTCCCGGCAACGACGACTCGACTCAGGCTATCCGTCTGTACGCCCGCGGCATCGCCGACGCGATCCTCGAAGGCCGTGCTCAGGCACTGAACGAGTTGGTCGAGCAAGTTTCGGAACAAGCCGCTTAA